Proteins encoded together in one Lathyrus oleraceus cultivar Zhongwan6 chromosome 5, CAAS_Psat_ZW6_1.0, whole genome shotgun sequence window:
- the LOC127083057 gene encoding protein HHL1, chloroplastic: MSLNALLPPPLSSSSSSLRSSSSFNHSLFSIPKQIPKRTHHHHHHHVLVVEAKGKKGMMSGQFQRPPPPPPLPKIEDDGNPKFVVFIRMANIYLWYPLSIVSGGTTAKIMVAAKDNFLGKYIYKDTLARNLASVIYRDEKEIQKTAIKQHRVLKSATEFRYGYKLIVKGNVRSALTTNNVIELPTRDKLKTVVDQVKDFFEDVKDTFSMITSFDDDTTTKAPEKDTKAKTKSKAKRR, from the exons ATGTCTCTGAACGCTCTACTTCCACCTCCTCTATCGAGTTCCTCTTCAAGCTTACGCTCCTCCTCCTCCTTCAACCATTCTCTCTTTTCCATTCCAAAACAAATCCCCAAAAGAActcaccaccaccaccaccaccatgtGTTGGTGGTTGAAGCAAAGGGTAAAAAAGGAATGATGTCCGGCCAATTCCAGCGCCCTCCCCCTCCTCCTCCTTTACCCAAAATCGAAGACGACGGTAACCCCAAATTCGTCGTCTTCATTCGCATGGCTAATATTTACCTTTGGTATCCTCTTAGTATCGTTTCCGGTGGCACCACCGCCAAAATCATGGTTGCCGCTAAAGATAACTTTCTCGGCAAATATATCTACAAGGATACTCTCGCTAGAAATCTCGCTTCTGTTATCTACAGA GATGAGAAGGAGATACAGAAAACTGCAATCAAACAACATCGAGTGCTGAAGTCAGCTACTGAATTCAGATATGGCTATAAACTTATT GTGAAGGGTAATGTAAGATCTGCACTTACTACCAATAATGTTATTGAG CTTCCTACACGAGATAAACTAAAAACGGTAGTTGATCAAGTGAAAGACTTTTTCGAAGATGTAAAAGACACCTTTTCGATGATAACATCGTTCGACGACGATACTACAACCAAGGCGCCAGAGAAAGAtacaaaagcaaaaacaaaatcTAA GGCTAAAAGACGATGA
- the LOC127083058 gene encoding serine/threonine protein phosphatase 2A 57 kDa regulatory subunit B' theta isoform, with amino-acid sequence MFKKVFGKIPKKSSKGSENRDQGGNSRSHGVVASKNSDNVTLPGSSKTGNVSSSSSSSLNVGQGQYHNNHGNKSSLPLNENSNGNFNSYEALPAFRDVHNSEKPSLFIKKLRMCSVVFDFTDPTKHLKEKEVKRQTLVELVDYVSSVNAKFSETVMQEVVKTVSVNIFRTLSPQPRENKLIDGVELEEEEPSMDPSWPHLQIVYELFLRFVASPELDAKLAKRFIDQSFILRLLDLFDSEDPREREYLKMSLHRIYGKLMAHRPFIRKSINNTFLNFVFETEKHNGIAEFLEILGSIINGFALPLKEEHKLFLVRILIPLHKPKCLAMYHQQLSYCVTQFVEKDCKLADTIIRGLLKYWPITNSSKEVMFLGELEEVLEATQPPEFQRCMVLLFRRVAHCLNSPHFQVAERALFLWNNDHIVNLIKQNCKVILPIIFPALEKNTKTHWNQAVHSLTLNVKKIFQDLDPDLYKECLQKFEQDLSKEGEVTAGREATWKRLEEVAAKKAAGNEAVLISKTLPRKSAS; translated from the exons ATGTTCAAAAAGGTATTCGGTAAAATCCCTAAAAAGTCCTCAAAAGGTTCTGAGAATCGTGACCAAGGTGGAAACTCTAGAAGCCATGGTGTTGTAGCATCTAAAAACAGTGATAATGTTACCCTACCAGGGAGTAGCAAAACCGGTaatgtttcttcttcttcttcctcctcTTTGAATGTAGGACAAGGACAGTATCATAATAATCATGGTAATAAATCTTCCTTACCTCTAAATGAGAATTCCAATGGTAATTTCAATTCTTATGAAGCGTTGCCAGCGTTTAGGGATGTTCACAATTCTGAGAAACCGAGTTTGTTTATAAAAAAACTTAGGATGTGTAGTGTTGTTTTTGACTTCACTGACCCTACTAAACACCTCAAAGAGAAAGAGGTTAAGAGACAGACTTTGGTGGAGCTTGTTGATTATGTGTCTTCTGTTAATGCTAAATTCAGTGAGACTGTTATGCAAGAGGTTGTGAAGACGGTGTCTGTAAATATATTCAGAACGCTTAGTCCTCAGCCGCGGGAGAACAAACTCATTGATGGCGTTGAGTTGGAGGAGGAGGAGCCTTCGATGGATCCTTCTTGGCCTCATTTGCAAATTGTGTATGAGCTTTTTCTTAGGTTTGTTGCATCGCCTGAGCTGGATGCGAAGTTGGCTAAGAGATTTATTGATCAGTCTTTCATTTTGAGGCTGCTTGATTTGTTTGACTCGGAAGATCCTAGAGAGAGGGAATACTTGAAAATGTCCTTGCATCGTATCTATGGCAAGTTAATGGCGCATCGTCCTTTCATTAGGAAATCGATCAATAACACctttttgaattttgtttttgAGACTGAGAAGCATAATGGCATTGCTGAGTTCTTGGAAATTCTAGGGAGCATCATTAATGGTTTTGCGTTGCCTTTGAAAGAAGAGCATAAATTGTTTCTGGTTCGGATATTGATTCCGTTGCACAAACCAAAGTGCTTAGCAATGTATCATCAGCAGTTATCTTATTGTGTTACTCAATTTGTGGAGAAAGATTGCAAGCTTGCGGATACAATCATTAGGGGCTTATTGAAGTATTGGCCAATAACAAATAGCTCAAAGGAAGTCATGTTCCTAGGTGAGTTGGAAGAAGTCTTGGAAGCAACACAACCTCCGGAGTTCCAGCGATGTATGGTGCTGTTGTTTCGCCGTGTTGCTCATTGTTTGAATAGCCCCCATTTTCAG GTGGCGGAAAGAGCTCTATTCTTGTGGAATAATGACCATATTGTGAACTTAATCAAACAAAACTGCAAAGTGATACTTCCCATCATCTTTCCTGCATTGGAGAAAAATACTAAAACTCATTGGAATCAAGCTGTCCATAGTTTGACTTTAAATGTTAAGAAGATTTTTCAGGATCTGGATCCCGATCTGTATAAAGAATGCTTACAAAAGTTTGAGCAAGACTTGTCGAAGGAAGGTGAAGTGACAGCAGGACGCGAAGCTACGTGGAAACGTTTGGAGGAGGTTGCCGCAAAGAAGGCTGCAGGTAACGAAGCCGTGCTTATTAGTAAAACGCTCCCTCGCAAATCTGCCAGTTAG